One region of Thermovenabulum gondwanense genomic DNA includes:
- the purH gene encoding bifunctional phosphoribosylaminoimidazolecarboxamide formyltransferase/IMP cyclohydrolase, translated as MEKKRAIISVYDKKNVVEFAKRLVEMGYEIISTGKTADILSKEGIITINISDYTGFPEMLEGRVKTLHPKVHGGILARRKNEEHMWELKQQGISTIDMVVVNLYPFKNTVLKEKVDFEEVIENIDIGGPTLLRAAAKNFEDVIVICDPEDYFDIIDELRVKGDLSFDKRFELALKVFEHTSHYDAVIADYFRKTLKKKGVQIEKFPETLTLTFEKVEKLRYGENPHQEAALYKEVKTKKGTLFSAEILNGKELSFNNINDIEAAVTIAAEFKEPCAVAIKHTNPCGVALGESIYDAFTRAYNADPVSIFGGIVALNRKVDIETAKALNSIFLEIVIAPDYDEEALNLLKQKKNLRILKMEISEYKNIHEDGFDIKKIGGGILVQDFDSMDFDLNELKYVTKLKPAERELKDLIFAWKVVKHVKSNAIVIAKDLCTVGIGMGQVNRLWPTQQAISWAKEKAQNAVLASDAFFPFPDVVEEAAKAGIKAIIQPGGSIRDEESIKACDEKGIAMVFTGIRHFKH; from the coding sequence ATGGAGAAAAAGAGAGCAATAATATCGGTATATGACAAGAAAAATGTGGTGGAATTTGCAAAAAGACTTGTGGAGATGGGATATGAAATAATTTCCACGGGTAAAACTGCGGATATACTGAGCAAGGAAGGTATTATCACGATTAACATTTCCGATTATACCGGGTTTCCGGAAATGCTCGAAGGCAGGGTTAAAACCCTGCACCCAAAGGTGCACGGAGGGATTCTTGCCAGGAGAAAAAATGAAGAACATATGTGGGAGTTAAAACAACAGGGTATTTCTACCATAGATATGGTAGTAGTCAATTTATACCCTTTTAAAAACACCGTTTTAAAAGAAAAGGTGGATTTTGAGGAAGTAATAGAAAATATAGACATAGGTGGGCCTACCCTTCTCAGAGCAGCAGCAAAAAATTTTGAAGATGTAATTGTTATTTGCGATCCGGAAGATTATTTTGACATTATTGATGAATTAAGGGTAAAGGGAGACTTAAGTTTTGATAAAAGGTTTGAACTCGCTTTAAAAGTTTTTGAACATACCTCCCATTACGATGCGGTTATTGCGGATTATTTCAGAAAAACCTTGAAGAAAAAGGGAGTACAAATTGAAAAATTCCCCGAAACCCTTACCTTGACCTTTGAAAAGGTAGAGAAGCTTCGCTATGGAGAAAATCCTCATCAAGAGGCGGCTCTTTATAAAGAAGTAAAAACAAAAAAAGGGACCCTTTTTTCAGCCGAAATTTTAAACGGTAAAGAGCTTTCATTTAATAATATTAACGATATAGAAGCAGCCGTTACCATTGCTGCGGAGTTTAAAGAACCCTGTGCTGTTGCTATTAAACACACTAACCCCTGCGGGGTTGCTCTGGGAGAAAGTATTTACGATGCGTTCACCCGGGCCTACAATGCCGATCCTGTGTCTATTTTCGGTGGTATAGTTGCACTAAACCGCAAAGTAGATATTGAAACGGCAAAAGCCTTGAATAGCATATTTTTAGAAATAGTAATTGCTCCCGATTATGACGAAGAAGCTTTAAATTTGCTTAAGCAAAAAAAGAATTTAAGAATATTAAAAATGGAAATAAGCGAATATAAAAACATACATGAGGATGGTTTTGATATTAAAAAAATTGGCGGGGGAATTCTTGTCCAGGATTTTGATTCAATGGATTTTGATTTAAATGAACTAAAATACGTCACAAAGTTAAAACCTGCTGAAAGAGAATTAAAGGATTTGATCTTTGCCTGGAAGGTAGTAAAACATGTTAAATCCAACGCCATAGTTATTGCAAAGGATCTATGTACGGTGGGTATAGGCATGGGTCAGGTAAACAGGCTCTGGCCTACCCAGCAGGCAATTTCCTGGGCAAAGGAAAAGGCTCAAAATGCCGTTCTTGCTTCGGATGCATTTTTCCCTTTCCCGGATGTGGTAGAAGAGGCGGCTAAGGCTGGAATTAAAGCCATCATCCAGCCGGGAGGATCAATAAGGGATGAGGAATCAATAAAAGCATGTGATGAAAAAGGCATTGCGATGGTTTTTACCGGGATAAGGCATTTTAAGCATTAA